A genome region from Myxococcales bacterium includes the following:
- a CDS encoding TlpA family protein disulfide reductase has protein sequence MSEPASPPPTHLVDVRKVVATSVAIAVIGALGGLVAWMTPKAAAREVAAACGSLESSPTNPSLGALPRPAPDFVVTTHEGKTVHLSDFRGKVVLLNFWASWCNVCKAEKPSLTTMTEDLAGGDFAVVTLASDRSWDDVKKALPKGAPFQVMLDPPPDDDSNIGAIATAWGIKAVPESFVIDKQGRIRMYLINKRDWDASVTETCLQALIDE, from the coding sequence ATGTCGGAGCCTGCGTCGCCCCCGCCCACGCACCTGGTCGATGTCCGGAAGGTCGTGGCGACCAGCGTCGCCATCGCCGTGATCGGCGCGCTGGGGGGCCTGGTCGCCTGGATGACCCCCAAGGCCGCGGCCCGCGAGGTCGCGGCGGCGTGCGGCAGCCTGGAGTCGTCGCCGACCAACCCGTCGCTCGGCGCCCTGCCCCGCCCGGCCCCCGACTTCGTGGTCACGACCCACGAGGGCAAGACCGTCCACCTGTCGGACTTCCGCGGCAAGGTCGTGCTCCTCAACTTCTGGGCGTCGTGGTGCAACGTGTGCAAGGCCGAGAAGCCGTCGCTGACGACGATGACCGAGGACCTGGCCGGCGGCGACTTCGCGGTCGTGACCCTGGCGTCGGACCGCAGCTGGGACGACGTCAAGAAGGCGCTGCCCAAGGGCGCGCCGTTCCAGGTCATGCTCGACCCGCCGCCCGACGACGACAGCAACATCGGCGCGATCGCCACGGCCTGGGGCATCAAGGCGGTGCCCGAGTCGTTCGTGATCGACAAGCAGGGCCGCATCCGCATGTACCTCATCAACAAGCGCGACTGGGACGCGTCGGTGACCGAGACCTGCCTGCAAGCCCTGATCGACGAGTGA
- a CDS encoding response regulator, protein MAKILVVDDELDVVRMVVRTLEARGHSVDVARDGEAALALIALSAPDLLVVDANLPRIDGVEVCRRLRADPATRAMPIVMMSAAYVSLADALTDGGADELVMKPFVRETLVNNVERLLKPRP, encoded by the coding sequence ATGGCCAAGATCCTGGTCGTCGACGACGAGCTCGATGTCGTGCGCATGGTGGTCCGGACGCTCGAGGCTCGGGGCCACAGCGTCGACGTCGCCCGCGACGGCGAGGCCGCGCTGGCGCTGATCGCCCTGTCGGCGCCCGACCTGCTCGTGGTCGACGCCAACCTGCCGCGCATCGACGGCGTCGAGGTGTGCCGGCGGCTGCGGGCCGACCCGGCGACGCGCGCCATGCCGATCGTCATGATGAGCGCGGCCTACGTCAGCCTGGCCGACGCGCTGACCGACGGCGGCGCCGACGAGCTGGTCATGAAGCCGTTCGTGCGCGAGACCCTGGTCAACAACGTCGAGCGGCTGCTCAAGCCGCGCCCATGA
- a CDS encoding GTP-binding protein, with translation MTTPGPGPGGAVPFTILTGFLGAGKTTTLNRMLAAPHGRRIAVLVNELGRIAIDTRLIVARGSDVLELAGGCVCCKVDLKSDLWDGIAEVVARSKPDQVVLETTGIAEPAAILDNLGRVPAAVRDRIVPAGTIAVVDAEAGAAQLDRHDEARGQVEAADRVLLRKLDRADLGQHMAVRARVAALAPTAEVASFPDSDDGAVALTAWLLAARAPRPTSGHGHRHRHGQLSAAIFADPTPLAGDAVLAVLRELGDRLVRAKGFVRLAGDVDAGFVERAGAVLELRRGLPWPGPPRTELVMIGDDLDESALRRALWACRVGT, from the coding sequence ATGACCACCCCCGGCCCCGGGCCCGGCGGCGCGGTCCCGTTCACGATCCTCACCGGCTTCCTCGGCGCCGGCAAGACCACGACGCTCAACCGGATGCTCGCGGCGCCCCACGGCCGCCGGATCGCGGTGCTGGTCAACGAGCTGGGCCGGATCGCGATCGACACCCGGCTGATCGTCGCGCGCGGCAGCGACGTGCTCGAGCTGGCCGGCGGCTGCGTGTGCTGCAAGGTCGACCTCAAGAGCGATCTGTGGGACGGCATCGCCGAGGTCGTGGCCCGGTCGAAGCCCGACCAGGTCGTGCTCGAGACCACCGGCATCGCCGAGCCCGCCGCGATCCTCGACAACCTCGGCCGGGTGCCGGCCGCGGTCCGCGATCGCATCGTGCCGGCCGGGACGATCGCGGTGGTCGACGCCGAGGCCGGCGCCGCGCAGCTCGACCGCCACGACGAGGCCCGGGGCCAGGTCGAGGCCGCCGATCGGGTGCTGCTGCGCAAGCTCGACCGCGCCGACCTCGGCCAGCACATGGCCGTCCGCGCGCGCGTCGCCGCGCTCGCGCCGACCGCCGAGGTCGCGAGCTTCCCCGACTCCGACGACGGCGCGGTGGCGCTGACCGCGTGGCTCCTGGCCGCGCGGGCGCCGCGGCCGACCTCGGGCCACGGCCACCGCCACCGCCACGGCCAGCTCAGCGCCGCGATCTTCGCCGATCCCACGCCGCTGGCCGGCGACGCGGTGCTCGCGGTGCTGCGCGAGCTCGGCGACCGGCTGGTCCGCGCCAAGGGCTTCGTGCGCCTGGCCGGCGACGTCGACGCCGGCTTCGTCGAGCGCGCCGGCGCGGTGCTCGAGCTGCGACGCGGCCTGCCGTGGCCGGGCCCGCCGCGCACCGAGCTGGTCATGATCGGCGACGACCTCGACGAGAGCGCGTTGCGCCGGGCGCTGTGGGCGTGCCGGGTCGGGACCTGA
- a CDS encoding PD40 domain-containing protein — MLRRAHAVAAVAAVAAVVAALARPAAAGDPERVWQTVESEHFAVHFAAPLADVGRRIAVLAERAHRVLAPVLDHAPAEKTHIVLIDDNDGANGFANVLPRNAVTLYASAPNSGSVLADHDDWLYLLFAHEYTHILHLDSIGGLARYYNGIFGKTWAPNQVMPRWIIEGLATYEESKRSSAGRTRAALFDAYLRVPVLAGDDLRLDEFTNSPLKFPRGNAAYLYGSHFLKYVFDRFGDDAARRMSWSSGSSTVPFGTNRQLVAAIGHTFDELYPAWHRQLRDHATLQLEAVERRRPRAGRRLSVVGEFARNPRYTADGRELWFTENDGLSREQIKAIPAGGDHRSARPVAAFDRMGGFDVDSDGVIVLEQTQFYRDVYAFQDLVQHDPTSGRTTLLTRAERARDPALSPDGDLVAYSKNGRSTSELWVVSRRQPEARRRIWAGAGRYDQVFMPAWSPDGRRLAFIAWRAGGARDLLVVDVGTGAVEPITDDRALDDNPRWSPDGRYLYFTSDRTGVANVFAHDLATRALWQVTNLTGHVFEMAVSPDSQRLAYLDFVGSGQDLYELALDPRQWAPARPYVDDRPAPTVVPDDEAEVSAPRPYRALETLAPRAWTAQLTLGTFGQAATAATSGADVAGLHAYTLVTTVELERGDVNVGGAYGYGGARYGLRAAASRTLAHRTSIRIDGRSRPWDEEILSGSVGFGVPVRRTDDGALAVSFDYAVDWVRRADAPSTIADPTQTLPGVPRSDFVNAGLGARVSYGNSRGYLYNLGPTEGHELSLGLRLDHPALGASQRALTVNWFWRGYYKLPWGDTPALAVRVAGATRVSDLSRGGGYGLGGVPVQDVVQAVIDSTRTGSTGYLRGYPVRAVAGNTFHLANLEYRHQLATIERGASTLPVYLRRVHLAGLVDVGAAYDGEPTLDAVKPTVGAALRLDTIVGYFVPGTFEVGVARGLAAKGQTDTWFLLTGSL, encoded by the coding sequence ATGCTCCGGCGTGCGCACGCGGTCGCGGCGGTCGCGGCGGTCGCGGCGGTCGTGGCCGCGCTGGCCCGCCCGGCGGCGGCCGGCGATCCCGAGCGCGTGTGGCAGACGGTCGAGAGCGAGCACTTCGCCGTCCACTTCGCGGCGCCGCTCGCCGACGTCGGCCGGCGGATCGCGGTCCTGGCCGAGCGCGCGCACCGCGTGCTGGCGCCCGTGCTCGATCACGCGCCGGCCGAGAAGACCCACATCGTCCTGATCGACGACAACGACGGCGCCAACGGCTTCGCCAACGTGCTGCCGCGCAACGCCGTGACGCTGTACGCCAGCGCGCCCAACTCGGGCTCGGTCCTGGCCGATCACGACGACTGGCTGTACCTGCTGTTCGCCCACGAGTACACGCACATCCTCCACCTCGACTCGATCGGCGGCCTGGCCCGCTACTACAACGGCATCTTCGGCAAGACCTGGGCGCCCAACCAGGTCATGCCGCGCTGGATCATCGAGGGCCTGGCGACCTACGAGGAGAGCAAGCGCTCGTCGGCCGGGCGCACGCGGGCCGCGCTGTTCGACGCCTACCTGCGGGTGCCGGTGCTCGCCGGCGACGATCTCCGGCTCGACGAGTTCACCAACTCGCCGCTGAAGTTCCCGCGCGGCAACGCGGCGTACCTCTACGGCTCGCACTTCCTCAAGTACGTGTTCGATCGGTTCGGCGACGACGCCGCCCGGCGGATGTCGTGGTCGAGCGGCAGCTCGACCGTGCCGTTCGGCACCAACCGGCAGCTGGTGGCGGCGATCGGCCACACCTTCGACGAGCTGTACCCGGCCTGGCACCGGCAGCTGCGCGATCACGCGACCCTGCAGCTCGAGGCGGTCGAGCGGCGGCGGCCCCGGGCCGGGCGCCGGCTGTCGGTGGTCGGCGAGTTCGCGCGCAACCCGCGCTACACCGCCGACGGGCGCGAGCTGTGGTTCACCGAGAACGACGGCCTCAGCCGCGAGCAGATCAAGGCGATCCCGGCCGGCGGCGATCACCGCAGCGCGCGCCCGGTCGCGGCGTTCGATCGCATGGGCGGCTTCGACGTCGACAGCGACGGCGTGATCGTCCTCGAGCAGACCCAGTTCTACCGGGACGTCTACGCGTTCCAGGACCTGGTCCAGCACGATCCGACCAGCGGCCGCACGACGCTGCTGACCCGGGCCGAGCGCGCGCGCGATCCGGCGCTGTCGCCCGACGGCGACCTGGTCGCGTACTCGAAGAACGGGCGCAGCACCAGCGAGCTGTGGGTCGTGTCGCGGCGCCAGCCCGAGGCGCGCCGCCGGATCTGGGCCGGCGCCGGTCGCTACGACCAGGTGTTCATGCCGGCGTGGTCGCCCGACGGCCGGCGGCTGGCGTTCATCGCCTGGCGCGCCGGCGGCGCCCGCGATCTGCTGGTCGTCGACGTCGGCACCGGCGCGGTCGAGCCGATCACCGACGATCGCGCGCTCGACGACAACCCCCGGTGGTCGCCCGACGGCCGCTACCTGTACTTCACCAGCGACCGCACCGGCGTCGCCAACGTCTTCGCCCACGACCTGGCCACCAGGGCGCTGTGGCAGGTCACCAACCTCACCGGGCACGTGTTCGAGATGGCGGTGTCGCCCGACAGCCAGCGCCTCGCGTACCTCGACTTCGTCGGCTCGGGCCAGGATCTGTACGAGCTCGCGCTCGATCCGCGCCAGTGGGCGCCGGCCCGGCCGTACGTCGACGATCGCCCGGCGCCGACGGTGGTGCCCGACGACGAGGCCGAGGTGAGCGCGCCGCGCCCGTACCGCGCGCTCGAGACCCTGGCGCCGCGCGCGTGGACCGCCCAGCTCACGCTCGGCACGTTCGGCCAGGCCGCGACCGCCGCGACCTCGGGCGCCGACGTCGCCGGCCTCCACGCCTACACGCTGGTCACGACCGTCGAGCTCGAGCGCGGCGACGTCAACGTCGGCGGCGCCTACGGCTACGGCGGCGCGCGCTACGGCCTGCGCGCGGCCGCGTCCCGCACGCTGGCCCACCGCACGTCGATCCGCATCGACGGGCGGTCGCGGCCGTGGGACGAGGAGATCCTGTCGGGCTCGGTCGGGTTCGGCGTCCCGGTCCGCCGCACCGATGACGGCGCGCTCGCGGTGTCGTTCGACTACGCGGTCGACTGGGTCCGACGCGCCGACGCGCCGTCGACGATCGCTGATCCGACCCAGACGCTGCCGGGCGTGCCGCGGTCCGACTTCGTCAACGCCGGGCTCGGCGCCCGGGTCAGCTACGGCAACAGCCGCGGCTACCTGTACAACCTGGGGCCGACCGAGGGCCACGAGCTGTCCTTGGGGCTGCGCCTCGATCATCCGGCGCTGGGCGCGAGCCAGCGGGCGCTGACGGTCAACTGGTTCTGGCGCGGCTACTACAAGCTGCCGTGGGGTGACACGCCGGCGCTGGCGGTGCGGGTGGCCGGCGCGACCCGGGTCAGCGACCTGTCGCGCGGCGGCGGCTACGGCCTCGGCGGCGTGCCGGTGCAGGACGTCGTGCAGGCGGTGATCGACTCGACCCGGACCGGCTCGACCGGCTACCTGCGCGGGTACCCGGTGCGGGCGGTCGCCGGCAACACCTTCCACCTGGCCAACCTCGAGTACCGCCACCAGCTGGCGACGATCGAGCGCGGCGCGTCGACGTTGCCGGTCTACCTGCGCCGCGTCCACCTGGCCGGGCTGGTCGACGTCGGCGCCGCCTACGACGGCGAGCCCACGCTCGACGCGGTCAAGCCCACCGTCGGCGCCGCGCTGCGCCTGGACACGATCGTCGGCTACTTCGTGCCCGGGACGTTCGAGGTGGGCGTGGCCCGGGGCCTGGCCGCGAAGGGCCAGACCGACACCTGGTTCCTGCTCACCGGCAGCCTGTGA